From Chloroflexota bacterium, the proteins below share one genomic window:
- a CDS encoding indolepyruvate ferredoxin oxidoreductase codes for MWCMRRRVSTRSYHKGGSMTKKQLMKDPLNLVITGVGGQGNVMISLIIGNTFVRNGYFVTVGETYGASQRGGPVMSHMRISKETQYSPFIPDGCADIILGMEPVETLRMLGRYGNTHVITIINPRPIYSIDVTGGHAEYPDLDKLVETVKELSYQTWIINATEEAQKMGSPMFANAILIGALIGSGVLPLDKKSVEPVLRETFPKELEANLAAFNKGIKFVRS; via the coding sequence ATGTGGTGTATGCGCAGACGTGTGTCCACAAGGAGCTATCATAAGGGAGGCAGCATGACCAAAAAACAGTTGATGAAAGACCCGCTTAACCTGGTTATTACCGGCGTTGGAGGGCAGGGCAATGTGATGATATCGCTAATCATTGGCAACACTTTTGTGAGGAATGGCTACTTTGTGACTGTTGGGGAGACCTACGGAGCATCCCAGCGTGGCGGGCCGGTCATGAGCCACATGAGAATCTCCAAAGAGACTCAGTATAGCCCGTTCATTCCTGATGGTTGCGCTGATATTATCCTCGGTATGGAGCCGGTGGAAACATTGCGAATGCTGGGCCGATATGGTAACACGCATGTCATCACCATAATAAATCCCAGACCCATATATTCTATTGATGTTACCGGCGGTCATGCTGAGTATCCTGACTTAGACAAGCTGGTTGAGACCGTGAAAGAGCTGTCATATCAAACATGGATTATTAATGCCACCGAAGAAGCACAGAAAATGGGAAGTCCTATGTTTGCCAACGCAATTCTCATTGGTGCTCTAATAGGCTCTGGTGTCTTGCCACTGGACAAGAAGTCGGTGGAACCTGTGTTGCGTGAAACTTTTCCCAAAGAACTCGAAGCCAATCTGGCAGCTTTCAACAAAGGCATTAAATTCGTAAGATCTTAG
- the lexA gene encoding repressor LexA produces the protein MRKPGVSETRQRILKFIRSFFEGRGYAPTVRDILKGCNISSTAVVQHHLNILEREGHIHRDPEIFRSIQLLDRKSAVRVSLLGNIAAGEPIPVPDSDTWENEAVETLELTEELTQGKKVYALKVKGLSMVDALIDDGDIVLMEPANTADDGDMVAVWLKDKHEVTLKRLFQEQQIIRLQPSNSQMEPLYANSQDVEVQGKVVGVIRRL, from the coding sequence ATGAGAAAGCCGGGAGTAAGTGAGACAAGGCAGCGGATATTGAAGTTTATCCGTAGTTTTTTTGAAGGCAGGGGTTATGCACCTACGGTTAGAGATATTCTAAAAGGGTGCAATATAAGCTCGACGGCAGTTGTCCAGCATCATTTGAATATACTGGAGAGGGAAGGCCACATTCATCGGGATCCAGAAATCTTCAGAAGTATCCAACTCCTTGACAGAAAGAGTGCTGTTAGGGTGTCGCTGTTAGGCAATATTGCTGCAGGTGAACCAATCCCAGTGCCAGATTCGGACACGTGGGAAAACGAGGCTGTAGAAACATTAGAATTGACTGAGGAGCTGACTCAGGGAAAGAAAGTCTATGCCTTGAAAGTAAAAGGCCTTTCAATGGTTGATGCCCTGATTGATGACGGAGACATTGTCTTAATGGAACCGGCGAACACAGCCGATGATGGAGACATGGTTGCTGTCTGGCTAAAAGACAAGCATGAGGTGACTTTGAAGAGACTATTTCAAGAGCAACAGATTATTCGCCTTCAGCCGTCTAATTCTCAGATGGAGCCGCTCTATGCAAATTCCCAAGATGTGGAAGTCCAGGGAAAGGTTGTGGGAGTTATCAGAAGACTATGA